Genomic DNA from Peribacillus simplex NBRC 15720 = DSM 1321:
CGGGGAAATCTATACGACCTTCTCCTTCCTTGGCGGCAGCGGCTGGGCTTATGGCAAGGGCGCACCCGCTCTATATGTTCTAATTTACATTACTTTGTCTTACGTATTATCCTATTGGCTCCTACCGGAAATATGGAGATATGCCAAAGAAAATAAACTGATGTCTCAATCCGATTTCTTTGTAAGCAAATATAAGAGTCCCAGTTTAGGAATTTTGGCTGCGCTTGTCGGTGTGGTGTCCATGATTCCAGTGATCGTCGTGCAGCTGAAAGGATTGGGGATCATTGTCTCAGAAGCATCTTATGGTGCCATCTCAATGTCTGAGGCAGTTTGGATGGGGGCAATCAGCCTTACCATTTATGTGATGATCTCCGGTATACACGGTTCAGTTTGGACAGCGGTCATTAAAGATATCATGATGGTCGCCATAATAGGATTCTTAGGGATTTATCTGCCGATTCATTACTTTGGCGGATTTCAGCCGATGTTTGAAGCGATTGATGCGGTCAAGCCTGGTTTTCTAAAGTTCCCTGATCAGGGTCTTAGCGTATCATGGTTTATCTCCACGGTAATATTGCTCGTATTCGGTTTCTATATGTGGCCCCAAGTTTTCAGTGCTGTTTATTCAGCACGCAGCGGCAAGGTATTTCGAAAAAATGCCATCATCAGCCCTTTATATACACTCATGCTGTTATTCGTCTTTTTCGTTGGGTTTACAGCTATATTGAAAGTGCCCGGACTTGTTGGGGCAGATGCAGACCTCTCATTGCTGCGCCTTTCGATCGAGACCTTTGATCCATG
This window encodes:
- a CDS encoding sodium:solute symporter family protein, encoding MNIALLIILAFLLLSIFLGIRSSKGKDMDLEQWTVGGRGFGAIFVFLLMAGEIYTTFSFLGGSGWAYGKGAPALYVLIYITLSYVLSYWLLPEIWRYAKENKLMSQSDFFVSKYKSPSLGILAALVGVVSMIPVIVVQLKGLGIIVSEASYGAISMSEAVWMGAISLTIYVMISGIHGSVWTAVIKDIMMVAIIGFLGIYLPIHYFGGFQPMFEAIDAVKPGFLKFPDQGLSVSWFISTVILLVFGFYMWPQVFSAVYSARSGKVFRKNAIISPLYTLMLLFVFFVGFTAILKVPGLVGADADLSLLRLSIETFDPWFIGIIGGAGLLTALVPGSMLLMSVATLLAKNVYKEFAPAVSDRHVVRLAKFLVPVIALIAVYFTLSGGETMSALILMGYSLITQLFPSLLFSLKRNNPINKFGAIAGIITGLAIVICITLSHSTIGTLFPSLPQAAKDLNVGIIALAVNFIVMITVSLAFRKHAVQLEPKTVNDI